One Natronomonas gomsonensis genomic window, ACGTCGCTTTCACTGTCCGTCGCGTCAGTGACCCTCGAATTCGGGGTCGCGGCCCTCCTCAAAGGCCGCCATCGCCTCCACGTGGTCGTAGCTCTCGTAAGCGGTTTGCCGAAGGTCGGCGGCCCACTCGCGCTCTGCCGGCGTGAGCGCGGTCTTGTCGAGGAAAGCCCGGATGGTCCGCTTCATGCCGGCCAGCGCCAGTGGGGCGTTTTCGGCCACGCTCTCAGCCAGTTCGTACGTTCGCGCCTCTACCTCGTCCGACGGGACCACGTCGTTGACCAGCCCCATCTCGCGGGCACGCTCCGCGTCGACTGGGTCGCCAGTGTAGAGCAGCTCGCTTGCATCGGCCGGTCCGAGGAGGTGCAGATATCGCTGGATGCCACGTGCGGGGTAGACAATACCTAGTTTTGCGGGTGGGAGACCGAAACCTGCGTCAGTGCTCGCTACTTGGAGGTCACAGGTCGCCGCGAGTTCGACGCCACCACCCCACGTGATACCGTCAATCATGGCGACGACCGGGATGTTGACCGACCGCAATCGTCGCGCGAACCCGTCGAATGCGGCCGCCGACTCGTCAGCTCCCGCGTCGTCATCGAACGCCGAGAGGTCGAAACCGGCGCAAAAATTCCCTTCCTCAAGACTGCTCCGGATGACCACCACCCGCACGTCGTTGTCAGCTTCGGCGTCGTCGAGGGCCGTCTGGAGAGCGTCCAGCATTGACGGCGAGAGAGCGTTGCGCTTTCCTGGGTTCTCGAACTCGACAGTACAGATGTTGTTCTCGGTCTCGGTTGAAACACTGCCGGCCATGTCCATAAGTCACCTTGCGTGACCCTAAAGCTGCCGCCGGGATAGCGGATGATGGGAGCGGTGGCCGAAGCTTTATAATCCGGACTGGAGCATACTCGACTCGTCATGTCCGACCGACCAGTCATACTAGAGTACACCCACGACGGTCGCGCCGCCCGTCTTACGCTGAACCGGCCCAACAAAAACAATGCCATCGACCGGGCACTGCTGGAGACGCTAACGGCTCAAATCGAGGACATTGAGAGGGCAAACGACGTTCGCGTCGTTACTGTCCGAGGTGCGGGCGGGACTTTCTCTGCCGGTGCTGACTTGGCGGAGTTGAAAGGTACTATCGAGGACGGCGATCGCGCCGGGGCGGCGGCATTCCTTGACCTGATACACGAGACGCTCGACAGGCTTGCGGCTGTCACCGTCCCAACAGTCGCCATCGTCGAAGGATTCGCGCTCGCGGGTGGCCTCGAGACTATGCTTGCCTGTGATCTCACGATTTGCAGTCGCGACGCAACACTCGGCGACCAACATGCGAACTTCGGGCTCGTCGCCGGGGGCGGCGGGACCCAGCGGCTCCCGCGCATCGTCGGGCCCCGCCGTGCGAAGGAACTAATCTTCACTGGCCGCCGGCTGTCGCCTGTCGAGGCGAAGGAGTGGGGTCTGGTCAACCGTGTCGCCGATCCGGATGACCTTGATGACGCTATCGAGGATTTAGTCGATATACTGGCCGAAAAGAGCGGAAGAGCTGCTGGCGTTGCGAAATACCTTGTCGACCGCGGAGCCGACCTCGACATGGAGACAGGACTGGAACTCGAACGCGAGCAGGTCTGCTCGTATATGTTTGAGGACGACGCGAAAGAGGGGTTGAGGGCCTTCGCAGATGGGCGTGCTCCCGAGTTCTAGTAGCTCCGGGGCAGGTCAAGCAGGTTCTCACCGACGTAGTTAAGCACCATCTCGTTATTCACCGGCGCGATGCGGAGGAACCGTGTCCAGTCTCTGAGCGCGGCCAGCGGGTAGTCGTGACTGAACGCGTTTCCACCGAGCGCCTGTACGGCCGCGTCCATGGCCTTGTCTGCGGCCTCCGAGGCGGCGTACTTCGCGACGTTCGCGGCAGCCGCGGCGTTTCGCTGTCCCGCTTCGTGTGCAGCTGCGGCCGTCTGGAGCGTGAGCGCGGCCTGTTCGACAGCAACCTTCGCGCCGGCTAGCGGGTGCTGAACGCCTTGATAACTGCCGGTCGGGGCATCGAATATCTCTCGATCGTTCGCGTAGTCGGCGCCCTTTTCTATGACGAACCGACCGAGCCCGACCGCGAGCGCCGCGGTGACGACGCGTTCGGGGTTGAGTGCCGAGAACACATGCGAAAACCCGGCGTCTTCCCTCCCAATGCGGTTGTTGACCGGCACCCGGACATCGTCGAAGTGGACCGTGTACTGGCCGCTGGGTTCGGGGATGGACACGTCGAGCGGAGATGTCTCGATGCCATCTGCGTCCGTATCCACCACTAGCAACGTGCCACCGTGGTAGGGATTTTCGTTGGCGACGTCCTCGTAGGGGGTGGTACGGGTCACGAGTTGGATGTAATCAGCGCCGGCCGCGTCGGTGATGTAGGTCTTCTCGCCGTTCACGACGTACTCGTCGCCATCGCGTGTGGCGGAGGTTCGTATCCGGGAGGCGTTCGTCCCGCTGTGGGGCTCTGTGATGGCGAACGCAAATCGAAGGTCACCGCTGGCGATTCCCGGCAGAAACCGATTTTTTAGGTTGTCGCTCCCGTACTCAATGATGGGGAGCGGCGCCATCGTCGTCGTCGACAGGAACGCGAGCAACGGGACGCCGTGGGCGGCGAACGTCTCTATGAGCGTCGCGAGCGCTGGGATTCCCATCTCTTCGCCGCCATACTTCTCGGGAACGGCGATACCGAGGAACCCGAGCTCGCCGAGTTCCGCCCAGAGTTCGTCGACGAAGTGTCCCTCCCTACAGCAGGTCTGCCAGTAGTCGTGGTCGTATTCTGCGGTGAGATCGGCCACTGCGTCGGCTATCATCGACTGTTCGTCGGTCAGGGTGACGAGTGTGTTCATAGGAGCGTTTAATCAATTCACTCCGAGATGAGCACGTCTTCGTACTGATCGCGGAGCGTCTTCTTGTCGTATTTGCCGACAGATGTCTGAGGTAT contains:
- a CDS encoding enoyl-CoA hydratase/isomerase family protein, which translates into the protein MSDRPVILEYTHDGRAARLTLNRPNKNNAIDRALLETLTAQIEDIERANDVRVVTVRGAGGTFSAGADLAELKGTIEDGDRAGAAAFLDLIHETLDRLAAVTVPTVAIVEGFALAGGLETMLACDLTICSRDATLGDQHANFGLVAGGGGTQRLPRIVGPRRAKELIFTGRRLSPVEAKEWGLVNRVADPDDLDDAIEDLVDILAEKSGRAAGVAKYLVDRGADLDMETGLELEREQVCSYMFEDDAKEGLRAFADGRAPEF
- a CDS encoding acyl-CoA dehydrogenase family protein, giving the protein MNTLVTLTDEQSMIADAVADLTAEYDHDYWQTCCREGHFVDELWAELGELGFLGIAVPEKYGGEEMGIPALATLIETFAAHGVPLLAFLSTTTMAPLPIIEYGSDNLKNRFLPGIASGDLRFAFAITEPHSGTNASRIRTSATRDGDEYVVNGEKTYITDAAGADYIQLVTRTTPYEDVANENPYHGGTLLVVDTDADGIETSPLDVSIPEPSGQYTVHFDDVRVPVNNRIGREDAGFSHVFSALNPERVVTAALAVGLGRFVIEKGADYANDREIFDAPTGSYQGVQHPLAGAKVAVEQAALTLQTAAAAHEAGQRNAAAAANVAKYAASEAADKAMDAAVQALGGNAFSHDYPLAALRDWTRFLRIAPVNNEMVLNYVGENLLDLPRSY
- a CDS encoding enoyl-CoA hydratase/isomerase family protein, whose product is MAGSVSTETENNICTVEFENPGKRNALSPSMLDALQTALDDAEADNDVRVVVIRSSLEEGNFCAGFDLSAFDDDAGADESAAAFDGFARRLRSVNIPVVAMIDGITWGGGVELAATCDLQVASTDAGFGLPPAKLGIVYPARGIQRYLHLLGPADASELLYTGDPVDAERAREMGLVNDVVPSDEVEARTYELAESVAENAPLALAGMKRTIRAFLDKTALTPAEREWAADLRQTAYESYDHVEAMAAFEEGRDPEFEGH